A window of the Mucilaginibacter sp. cycad4 genome harbors these coding sequences:
- a CDS encoding family 43 glycosylhydrolase: MIKKILLFISLLFPGVISNAQELRTDISVHDPVMTRQDSTYYIFCTGNGIAMWSSADRVHWKAEKPVFASAPQWAVDAIPGFKGHIWAPDISFYKDQYYLFYSVSAFGKNTSAIGVATNTTLHTNDPAYKWVDHGKVIQSVPGKTNWNAIDPNLITDNDGTPYLVFGSFWDGLKLVKLNKDRLSVAENLNNIPTIATRRKAASENLPAVDGNPVDAGGNAIEAPFIFKHDKYFYLFASIDYCCKGPKSTYKMIIGRSKKLKGPYLDKDGIAMNKGGGSILLAGDKDWYGVGHNGVSTFDGVDYIIFHGYDASDRGISKLRVEKLDWVDGWPVVEK, from the coding sequence GTGATAAAAAAAATCCTTTTATTCATTTCCTTATTGTTCCCGGGCGTTATAAGTAATGCCCAGGAACTAAGGACTGACATATCGGTACACGATCCGGTAATGACCCGGCAGGATAGTACTTATTATATCTTCTGCACGGGTAACGGGATTGCCATGTGGTCGTCGGCAGACAGGGTACATTGGAAAGCCGAGAAACCTGTTTTTGCTTCAGCGCCGCAATGGGCTGTTGATGCCATCCCCGGTTTTAAAGGGCATATCTGGGCGCCGGATATTTCTTTTTATAAAGATCAATATTACCTGTTTTATTCGGTATCGGCTTTTGGTAAAAATACCTCGGCTATAGGGGTAGCAACCAATACTACGCTGCATACCAATGATCCGGCTTATAAATGGGTTGATCATGGTAAAGTGATCCAATCTGTTCCCGGTAAAACCAACTGGAATGCTATTGACCCCAATTTAATAACCGATAACGACGGCACACCGTACCTTGTTTTTGGCTCGTTTTGGGATGGCCTTAAACTGGTGAAGCTGAATAAAGACAGGTTAAGCGTTGCGGAGAACTTGAATAACATCCCAACTATTGCCACACGCAGAAAAGCAGCATCAGAAAACCTTCCCGCTGTTGATGGTAACCCGGTTGATGCCGGTGGCAATGCCATTGAAGCCCCGTTTATTTTTAAACACGACAAATATTTTTACCTGTTTGCTTCGATAGATTATTGCTGCAAAGGGCCTAAGAGTACTTACAAAATGATCATCGGTCGCTCAAAGAAATTGAAAGGGCCGTATCTGGATAAAGATGGTATAGCCATGAACAAAGGCGGCGGCAGTATCCTGCTGGCCGGTGATAAGGATTGGTACGGTGTTGGCCATAATGGGGTAAGCACTTTTGATGGGGTGGATTATATTATCTTCCACGGCTATGACGCTTCGGACAGGGGGATTTCAAAGTTGAGGGTAGAGAAGCTGGATTGGGTTGATGGATGGCCGGTGGTGGAGAAGTAA